The following proteins are co-located in the Natator depressus isolate rNatDep1 chromosome 4, rNatDep2.hap1, whole genome shotgun sequence genome:
- the TEX261 gene encoding protein TEX261 gives MWFIYALSWVSLLIQVALVTLAIAAGLYYLAELIEEYTVATSRIIKYMIWFSTAVLVGLYLFERFPGFMVGVGLFTNLVYFGLLQTFPFIMLTSPNFILSCVLVILNHYLAFQYFAEEYYPFSEVLAYFTFCLWLIPFAFFVSLSAGENVLPSTVQPGDDVVSNYFTKGKRGKRSGILIIFSFIKEAILPSRQKMY, from the exons ATGTGGTTCATCTACGCGCTGAGCTGGGTCTCGCTGCTCATCCAGGTGGCCCTGGTCACCCTGGCCATCG CCGCTGGCCTCTACTATCTGGCGGAGCTAATAGAAGAATACACCGTAGCTACTAGCAGAATAATCAAATACATGATCTGG TTCTCTACAGCGGTGCTCGTAGGCCTGTACCTCTTTGAACGCTTTCCTGGCTTCATGGTGGGTGTGGGCCTCTTCACCAACCTGGTCTATTTCGGCCTGCTGCAGACGTTCCCTTTCATCATGCTGACATCGCCAAACTTTATACTGTCGTGTG TGCTGGTTATATTGAACCACTACTTAGCGTTCCAGTACTTTGCTGAAGAGTATTACCCATTCTCAGAG GTTCTTGCCTACTTCACGTTCTGCCTGTGGTTAATTCCCTTTGCGTTTTTTGTGTCCTTGTCGGCCGGAGAGAACGTCCTGCCTTCTACGGTGCAGCCTGGAG ATGACGTGGTATCGAACTACTTCACCAAGGGGAAGAGGGGTAAGCGCTCTGGCATCCTCATCATCTTCTCCTTCATCAAGGAGGCCATCCTGCCCAGTCGACAAAAGATGTATTGA
- the ANKRD53 gene encoding ankyrin repeat domain-containing protein 53: MAATMGNLHWLQECLQKAESPTQADINGFSAIHLAALYGRLECLKLIVEKFEVDVNLASLTGWTPIHLVMNKESGPRALECLQYLIGKGADINVQNQGGTSPLHKAASEGRLDCIIELVEAGADVHAKDAEGQQPIDLCRIWAYRSCARYLNDAMWKTEKRNFAREMHKLNQIKSECQHLEQNFLKIEKREQDLLNAVAFSNWLGTKQQQGLPDSAKRWHFPEDRAKLDAVPKKEVAKIPPGEKKPSMHTKRRAKIKGEPRLSATAQPRTGKSQRAWNASVNPSSPRVTDIFRPTTVRLGTDPEACGDHDFSSFLFLSKDSRGQPVIDMAYKGRLSPVPNLPYEVIEKSLYPHARPIRLKMPQEFKPTHIFDVTRKRRPSLEHRWTDEMAVSLRETLDPALRATLKAHLSAINDSS, translated from the exons GGCTTCTCAGCCATCCATCTAGCAGCTCTATACGGCCGGCTGGAGTGCCTGAAACTGATAGTCGAAAAGTTTGAGGTTGATGTGAACTTAGCCAGTCTGACAGGATGGACACCCATTCACCTGGTGATGAACAAGGAGAGTGGCCCCAGGGCACTGGAGTGTTTGCAGTACCTCATTGGAAAGGGGGCAGACATCAATGT TCAGAACCAGGGCGGAACGTCGCCACTTCACAAGGCAGCCAGTGAAGGACGCCTCGACTGCATCATTGAACTGGTTGAGGCTGGAGCTGATGTCCACGCCAAGGACGCAGAGGGGCAGCAGCCCATTGACCTCTGCAGGATATGGGCCTACAGGAGCTGCGCTAG GTACCTGAATGATGCCATGTGGAAAACAGAGAAGCGCAATTTTGCTCGTGAAATGCACAAGCTGAATCAAATCAAAAGTGAATGTCAGCACTTGGAACAAAACTTCCTGAAGATAGAGAAG AGGGAGCAGGACTTGTTGAATGCAGTGGCATTCTCTAACTGGCTTGGAACGAAGCAGCAACAGGGGTTGCCTGACTCTGCTAAACGGTGGCATTTTCCGGAGGACAGAGCGAAGCTGGATGCTGTCCCCAAGAAGGAAGTGGCTAAAATACCTcctggagaaaaaaaacccagcatgcaCACCAAGCGGAGGGCTAAGATTAAAGGGGAACCTCGTTTATCTGCCACTGCTCAGCCCCGCACTGGGAAATCACAGCGAGCTTGGAATGCCAGCGTCAATCCATCCTCCCCTCGGGTGACAGACATATTCCGACCTACAACAGTCCGGCTGGGCACCGACCCCGAAGCCTGTGGGGATCATGACTTCAGCTCCTTCTTGTTTCTCTCCAAGGACTCGCGCGGACAGCCAGTGATCGACATGGCTTACAAAGGCAGACTCTCCCCCGTCCCCAACCTGCCTTATGAAGTGATCGAGAAAAGCCTGTATCCCCACGCTCGGCCCATCAGATTAAAGATGCCGCAAGAATTTAAACCCACACACATCTTCGATGTGACAAGGAAGCGCCGCCCAAGCCTGGAGCACAGGTGGACGGACGAAATGGCTGTCAGCTTGCGGGAAACTCTGGACCCAGCATTGAGAGCTACGCTAAAGGCTCACCTCTCTGCAATCAACGACAGCAGTTAG